Proteins encoded by one window of Nocardioides euryhalodurans:
- the era gene encoding GTPase Era, which produces MNDDFRSGFACFVGRPNAGKSTLTNALVGQKVVITSDKPQTTRTVVRGIVTRPDAQLILVDTPGLHRPRTLLGERLNDLVRTTWSEVDVVGVCFPADEKVGPGDRFLVSELAKATRSTRFAIVTKTDLVAPERIAEHLLDVAELGRQTGVEWAEIVPVSAVAGDQVALLADLLVAQLPVGPQLYPDDELSDEPEEHLAAELIREAALDGVRDELPHSIAVVVEEMRMREGRPEDKPLLDIHANLYVERSSQKGIVIGHRGQRLKDVGRRARTQIEALLGVPVYLDLHVKIAKDWQRDPRQLRKLGF; this is translated from the coding sequence ATGAACGATGACTTCCGCAGCGGGTTCGCCTGCTTCGTCGGCCGGCCCAACGCCGGGAAGTCGACCCTGACCAACGCGCTGGTCGGGCAGAAGGTGGTCATCACCTCCGACAAGCCGCAGACGACCCGCACCGTGGTCCGCGGCATCGTGACGCGTCCCGACGCCCAGCTGATCCTGGTCGACACCCCCGGCCTGCACCGGCCGCGGACGTTGCTGGGGGAGCGGCTCAACGACCTGGTGCGGACGACCTGGTCCGAGGTCGACGTGGTCGGCGTGTGCTTCCCCGCCGACGAGAAGGTCGGGCCCGGCGACCGCTTCCTCGTCAGCGAGCTCGCGAAGGCCACCCGGTCCACCAGGTTCGCGATCGTGACCAAGACCGACCTGGTCGCGCCCGAGCGGATCGCCGAGCACCTCCTCGACGTCGCCGAGCTCGGCCGCCAGACCGGCGTCGAGTGGGCCGAGATCGTCCCCGTGTCGGCGGTGGCCGGCGACCAGGTCGCGCTGCTGGCGGACCTGCTCGTCGCGCAGCTGCCCGTGGGGCCGCAGCTCTACCCCGACGACGAGCTCTCCGACGAGCCCGAGGAGCACCTCGCGGCCGAGCTGATCCGCGAGGCGGCTCTCGACGGCGTGCGCGACGAGCTTCCGCACTCCATCGCGGTGGTCGTCGAGGAGATGCGGATGCGGGAGGGGCGTCCCGAGGACAAGCCGCTGCTCGACATCCACGCCAACCTCTACGTGGAGCGGTCCTCCCAGAAGGGGATCGTGATCGGCCACCGCGGGCAGCGGCTCAAGGACGTCGGGCGCCGGGCGCGCACGCAGATCGAGGCCCTGCTGGGAGTCCCGGTCTACCTCGACCTGCACGTCAAGATCGCCAAGGACTGGCAGCGCGACCCGCGCCAGCTCCGCAAGCTCGGCTTCTGA
- the ybeY gene encoding rRNA maturation RNase YbeY — protein sequence MSIEVIDESGHGLDVHHLASLSRFVMDRMHVHPQAELCIKAVDEDTIAQLNEQWMDKQGPTDVLAFPMDELRPGLVDEEPEEGVLGDLVLCPDVAVRQGETAGHGTVAEIELLTTHGILHLLGYDHAEPEEHREMFGLQDQLLADWRRR from the coding sequence GTGAGCATCGAGGTCATCGACGAGTCCGGCCACGGGCTCGACGTCCACCACCTCGCCTCGTTGTCCCGCTTCGTGATGGACCGGATGCACGTCCACCCGCAGGCCGAGCTCTGCATCAAGGCGGTCGACGAGGACACCATCGCCCAGCTCAACGAGCAGTGGATGGACAAGCAGGGCCCCACCGACGTGCTGGCCTTCCCCATGGACGAGCTGCGACCCGGGCTGGTCGACGAGGAGCCCGAGGAGGGGGTCCTCGGCGACCTGGTCCTGTGCCCGGACGTCGCCGTACGCCAGGGCGAGACGGCCGGTCACGGCACCGTGGCCGAGATCGAGCTGCTCACGACGCACGGCATCCTCCACCTGCTCGGCTACGACCACGCCGAGCCGGAGGAGCACCGCGAGATGTTCGGTCTCCAGGACCAGCTGCTCGCCGACTGGCGCCGTCGGTGA
- a CDS encoding class I SAM-dependent methyltransferase: MTIAEAVDTLMRDGMPLRFTAYDGSSVGPPDSPLGLELTTPRGLAYLMTAPGDLGMARAYVTGDLLLHGVHPGDPYDALVSLQNNLRFRAPNAPEALAVVRALGLGNLRPPPPPPQEAAPRWRRAVEGLRHSKGRDAGMISHHYDVSNRFYELVLGPSMTYTCAVYRTPEDTLEQAQAEKYDLVCRKLDLQPGQRLLDVGCGWGGMVRHAAREYGVHALGVTLSRQQASWAKEAIDREGLGDLAEVRHLDYRDVVESGFDAVSSIGLTEHIGVRNYPAYFAHLRDRLRPEGRLLNHCITRTHNRRQDIGAFLDRYVFPDGELTGSGRIITEAQDAGLEVMHEENLRRHYALTLTGWGRNLRDHWDEAVAEVGEGTARVWGLYMAGSRLAFERNEIQLHQVLATRTTADGRDGFPLRPAW, translated from the coding sequence ATGACGATCGCCGAGGCCGTGGACACCCTGATGCGCGACGGGATGCCGCTGCGCTTCACCGCGTACGACGGCAGCTCGGTCGGTCCGCCCGACTCGCCGCTCGGGCTCGAGCTGACCACCCCGCGGGGGCTGGCGTACCTGATGACCGCTCCCGGCGACCTCGGGATGGCGCGTGCCTACGTGACGGGCGACCTGCTGCTCCACGGTGTCCATCCGGGCGACCCCTACGACGCGCTGGTCTCGCTCCAGAACAACCTGCGCTTCCGTGCCCCCAACGCCCCCGAGGCGCTGGCCGTGGTCCGGGCCCTCGGGCTCGGAAACCTGCGGCCCCCGCCGCCGCCCCCGCAGGAGGCAGCACCCCGGTGGCGTCGCGCCGTCGAGGGGCTGCGCCACTCCAAGGGCCGCGACGCCGGCATGATCTCGCACCACTACGACGTCTCCAACCGGTTCTACGAGCTGGTGCTCGGACCGTCGATGACCTACACCTGCGCCGTCTACCGCACCCCGGAGGACACCCTCGAGCAGGCGCAGGCCGAGAAGTACGACCTGGTCTGCCGCAAGCTCGACCTGCAGCCCGGCCAGCGGCTGCTCGACGTCGGGTGCGGTTGGGGCGGCATGGTCCGCCACGCCGCCCGCGAGTACGGCGTCCACGCCCTCGGGGTGACGCTGTCGCGCCAGCAGGCGTCCTGGGCCAAGGAGGCGATCGACCGTGAGGGGCTCGGCGACCTCGCCGAGGTCCGGCACCTCGACTACCGCGACGTGGTCGAGTCGGGCTTCGACGCCGTCAGCTCGATCGGGCTCACCGAGCACATCGGCGTCCGCAACTACCCGGCCTACTTCGCGCACCTGCGGGACCGGCTGCGCCCCGAGGGGCGGCTGCTCAACCACTGCATCACCCGGACCCACAACCGCCGGCAGGACATCGGCGCCTTCCTCGACCGCTACGTCTTCCCCGACGGTGAGCTGACGGGCTCGGGGCGCATCATCACCGAGGCGCAGGACGCGGGCCTCGAGGTGATGCACGAGGAGAACCTGCGTCGCCACTACGCCCTGACGCTGACCGGCTGGGGCCGCAACCTCCGCGACCACTGGGACGAGGCGGTCGCCGAGGTGGGCGAGGGCACCGCCCGGGTGTGGGGCCTGTACATGGCGGGCTCGCGGCTGGCCTTCGAGCGCAACGAGATCCAGCTGCACCAGGTGCTCGCCACCCGCACCACCGCGGACGGCCGGGACGGATTCCCCCTGCGTCCCGCCTGGTGA
- a CDS encoding PhoH family protein, translating to MTDTPHSTDRGATRTRHTVVVPTSIDLVSLLGPGDEHLALLEKAFDADIHVRGNRITLHGDPGEIALAERLLDELVTILRTGQGLSTETVERVLAMLRAETSERPAEVLSLNILSNRGRSIRPKTLNQKRYVDSIDKHTITFGIGPAGTGKTYLAMAKAVQALQGKDVNRIILTRPAVEAGERLGFLPGTLSEKIDPYLRPLYDALHDMIDPESIPKLLAAGTIEVAPLAYMRGRTLNDAFVILDEAQNTTPEQMKMFLTRLGFGSRIVVTGDVTQIDLPGGTRSGLKVVEEILTGVEDVVFNRLTSHDVVRHKLVGRIVAAYDDWDARPQPGPGRGSTP from the coding sequence ATGACTGACACGCCTCACTCGACCGACCGCGGGGCCACCCGGACCCGCCACACCGTCGTCGTCCCCACCAGCATCGACCTCGTCAGCCTCCTCGGACCGGGCGACGAGCACCTCGCCCTGCTCGAGAAGGCCTTCGACGCCGACATCCACGTACGCGGCAACCGGATCACGCTGCACGGCGATCCCGGCGAGATCGCGCTCGCCGAGCGGCTGCTCGACGAGCTCGTGACCATCCTGCGCACCGGCCAGGGGCTCTCGACCGAGACCGTCGAGCGGGTGCTCGCGATGCTCCGGGCCGAGACGAGCGAGCGCCCGGCCGAGGTGCTCTCGCTCAACATCCTCTCCAACCGCGGTCGCTCCATCCGGCCCAAGACGCTGAACCAGAAGCGCTACGTCGACTCCATCGACAAGCACACGATCACCTTCGGGATCGGCCCCGCCGGCACCGGCAAGACCTACCTCGCCATGGCCAAGGCGGTCCAGGCGCTGCAGGGCAAGGACGTCAACCGGATCATCCTCACCCGACCGGCCGTGGAGGCAGGGGAGCGGCTCGGCTTCCTGCCCGGCACGCTCAGCGAGAAGATCGACCCCTACCTCCGGCCGCTCTACGACGCTCTCCACGACATGATCGACCCCGAGTCGATCCCCAAGCTGCTGGCCGCCGGCACCATCGAGGTCGCCCCGCTGGCCTACATGCGGGGTCGCACCCTGAACGACGCCTTCGTCATCCTCGACGAGGCCCAGAACACCACACCCGAGCAGATGAAGATGTTCCTCACTCGGCTCGGGTTCGGCTCCCGGATCGTCGTCACCGGCGACGTCACCCAGATCGACCTGCCCGGCGGGACCCGCTCCGGCCTCAAGGTCGTCGAGGAGATCCTGACCGGCGTCGAGGACGTCGTCTTCAACCGGCTCACCAGCCACGACGTGGTGCGCCACAAGCTGGTCGGCAGGATCGTCGCGGCCTACGACGACTGGGACGCCCGTCCCCAGCCCGGCCCGGGGCGGGGGAGCACCCCGTGA
- a CDS encoding cytidine deaminase: MSDLSAEDRKLVTLARATRARTGAAEGAAVRDADGRTYAAATVDLPSLQVSAVGVCVAMAVASGSRGLEAVVVLTDGDSVADADLAVVRDFAGGGVVVHRGDARGTLAGSLVS, encoded by the coding sequence ATGAGTGACCTCTCGGCCGAGGACCGCAAGCTCGTGACGCTCGCCCGTGCGACGCGCGCCCGTACCGGCGCCGCGGAGGGTGCTGCGGTGCGTGACGCCGACGGTCGGACCTACGCCGCCGCCACCGTCGACCTGCCGTCGTTGCAGGTCTCCGCGGTCGGTGTCTGCGTGGCGATGGCGGTCGCCTCGGGGTCACGCGGTCTCGAGGCCGTGGTGGTCCTCACCGACGGCGACTCGGTCGCCGACGCGGACCTCGCGGTGGTGCGCGACTTCGCCGGTGGGGGAGTCGTGGTGCACCGGGGCGACGCTCGCGGCACGCTCGCGGGGTCCCTCGTCTCCTGA
- a CDS encoding siderophore-interacting protein: protein MSTRARQYAATVTGREQLSSHLVRLTLTGLDGFASTGVPDEWVGLVVPGQYQSRYYTVRSWDGSELVLDVVVHEVGLVTEWASRDCVGDTVTLTEPRGSFTLPDDPAWLLLVGDLTAMPAMARIAGTVTGVPTRIWAEVPDDLTGYLPAGADVTWLPSPAEGSSRLAEVVEAIDWPEGEGYFWMAGESAQMRAIRKFLMRERQLPASAYDVMGYWRGVRERQPRAVDPGPIWRAGKAAGKTDEQIWADYDRARDER from the coding sequence GTGAGCACGAGAGCCCGGCAGTACGCCGCCACCGTCACCGGTCGCGAGCAGCTCTCGTCCCACCTGGTCCGGCTCACGCTGACCGGTCTCGACGGCTTCGCCTCGACCGGCGTGCCCGACGAGTGGGTCGGCCTCGTCGTGCCGGGCCAGTACCAGTCGCGCTACTACACGGTGCGCAGCTGGGACGGCTCCGAGCTGGTCCTCGACGTGGTCGTGCACGAGGTCGGCCTGGTCACCGAGTGGGCCTCGCGCGACTGCGTCGGCGACACCGTGACCCTCACCGAGCCCCGTGGCTCCTTCACGCTCCCCGACGACCCTGCCTGGCTGCTGCTGGTGGGTGACCTCACGGCCATGCCCGCCATGGCGCGGATCGCCGGGACCGTCACCGGGGTGCCCACGCGGATCTGGGCCGAGGTGCCCGACGACCTCACGGGCTACCTCCCCGCCGGTGCCGACGTCACGTGGCTGCCCTCACCCGCCGAGGGGAGCAGTCGCCTGGCCGAGGTCGTGGAGGCGATCGACTGGCCCGAGGGCGAGGGCTACTTCTGGATGGCGGGGGAGTCGGCGCAGATGCGAGCGATCCGGAAGTTCCTGATGCGGGAGCGGCAGCTGCCCGCGTCGGCGTACGACGTGATGGGCTACTGGCGCGGCGTCCGGGAGCGACAGCCGCGCGCCGTCGACCCCGGCCCCATCTGGCGGGCCGGGAAGGCGGCGGGCAAGACCGACGAACAGATCTGGGCCGACTACGACAGGGCGCGCGATGAACGATGA
- a CDS encoding helix-turn-helix domain-containing protein yields MDVSDAKLLQDIRPSELGERLRAARLARGWTQTELAGDLVSVGYVSRLESGQRRPNAEVLESLAQRLDLPVDHLLRGTTAREQDEIRLALDFAELSLENGDHVEAEVGARSARDRARAVSRADLVDRAQYLVARALEAQGSVDDAILELEPLVGPVSAIPCGKPGNVGPRDTSGEAAGRGIAIPRVRAAIALSRCYRISGDLNLAVTRGESVLDDLAGTPLESADEAVQLAVTVAAAYYERGDTGQAVRTCRKAIAQAEQLGTPKARASAYWNASIMESERGSVAEAIPLAERALALLAEGSDGRNLARLRTVLADMQLQLDPPEVAEAQRQLEQAAEELRDSSAGAADLARNDLGLARVKLLAGDVEGALVLSTSVHQAMLELSPIAAADAKALQGQAAAAYGRSEEAGQAYREAVMLLTGVGADRDAASLWFELAGLLESVGDLDSARVAYRSAAASTGLRGRPVAIPSRVS; encoded by the coding sequence ATGGACGTCAGTGACGCGAAGCTGCTGCAGGACATCCGGCCCTCCGAGCTGGGGGAGCGACTGCGTGCTGCCCGCCTTGCCCGCGGGTGGACCCAGACCGAGCTCGCCGGCGACCTGGTCTCGGTGGGCTACGTGTCGCGCCTGGAGTCCGGGCAGCGCCGCCCCAACGCCGAGGTGCTCGAGTCCCTCGCCCAGCGCCTGGACCTCCCGGTCGACCACCTGCTGCGCGGCACCACGGCGCGGGAGCAGGACGAGATCCGGCTGGCCCTCGACTTCGCCGAGCTCTCCCTCGAGAACGGCGACCACGTCGAGGCAGAGGTCGGTGCCCGCTCCGCCCGCGACCGCGCCCGCGCCGTCTCGCGCGCCGACCTGGTCGACCGCGCCCAGTACCTCGTCGCCCGGGCGCTGGAGGCGCAGGGCAGCGTCGACGACGCCATCCTCGAGCTCGAGCCGCTGGTCGGCCCGGTGTCCGCGATCCCGTGCGGCAAGCCCGGCAACGTCGGCCCCCGCGACACCTCGGGGGAGGCGGCGGGGCGCGGCATCGCGATCCCGCGGGTCCGCGCCGCCATCGCGCTGAGCCGCTGCTACCGCATCTCCGGCGACCTGAACCTGGCGGTCACGCGGGGCGAGAGCGTGCTGGACGACCTCGCGGGCACGCCGCTCGAGAGCGCGGACGAGGCGGTCCAGCTGGCCGTGACGGTGGCCGCCGCCTACTACGAGCGCGGCGACACCGGCCAGGCCGTCCGCACCTGCCGCAAGGCGATCGCCCAGGCCGAGCAGCTCGGGACGCCGAAGGCCCGCGCCTCGGCGTACTGGAACGCCAGCATCATGGAGTCCGAGCGCGGCTCGGTGGCCGAGGCGATCCCGCTCGCCGAGCGTGCGCTGGCCCTGCTGGCCGAGGGAAGCGACGGGCGCAACCTCGCCCGGCTGCGCACGGTGCTCGCCGACATGCAGCTCCAGCTCGACCCGCCGGAGGTGGCCGAGGCCCAGCGCCAGCTGGAGCAGGCGGCCGAGGAGCTGCGCGACTCCAGCGCCGGGGCGGCAGACCTGGCTCGCAACGACCTCGGTCTCGCCCGGGTCAAGCTCCTCGCGGGCGACGTCGAGGGCGCGCTCGTCCTCAGCACCAGCGTGCACCAGGCCATGCTCGAGCTCTCGCCCATCGCGGCAGCGGACGCCAAGGCCCTCCAGGGGCAGGCGGCAGCGGCGTACGGACGCAGCGAGGAGGCCGGACAGGCCTACCGCGAGGCGGTCATGCTGCTGACCGGCGTGGGTGCGGACCGCGATGCCGCCTCGTTGTGGTTCGAGCTCGCCGGACTGCTGGAGAGCGTCGGGGACCTCGACTCCGCCCGGGTGGCCTATCGCAGCGCTGCTGCGTCGACCGGCCTGCGCGGGCGGCCCGTGGCGATCCCGTCGCGAGTGTCCTGA
- a CDS encoding hemolysin family protein, translating to MTSSDVWLLTAAASLVILAGVFSAADAALSSFSRARAEELAGEGRTGARPLVRLLDDPARFLNTALLLRLACEISAIVIVTQLVRDAFDGAFWSAAITSIAVMLVVSFVVIGVAPRTLGRQHDERVALLSAAPLGAVTTILGPVPRVLILVGNAITPGRGFREGPFSTETELRELVDMAEASAVIESGERRMIHSVFDLGDTTAREVMVPRNDVVYIERHKNLRQTMSLFLRSGFSRVPVIGENLDDILGFAYFKDLVRRDFEAPDVEFTQQVEEVMRPASYVPDSKPVDALLSEMQAKRQHIAVVVDEYGGTAGLITIEDLLEEIVGEITDEYDEEEIEVEQLDDGSTRVSSRYPIDDLDELFGFDVEEEDVDSVGGLMAKHLGRVPIPGSTVEAHGLRFVAEDAAGRRNKIGTVLICPVGHEPGDESHEEDDDE from the coding sequence GTGACCTCGAGCGACGTGTGGCTGCTGACGGCAGCCGCGAGCCTGGTGATCCTCGCCGGCGTGTTCTCGGCCGCCGACGCGGCCCTCTCGTCCTTCTCGCGCGCCCGGGCGGAGGAGCTGGCCGGCGAGGGACGGACCGGTGCCCGGCCGCTGGTGCGGCTGCTCGACGACCCCGCCCGATTCCTCAACACCGCGTTGCTGCTGCGCCTCGCGTGCGAGATCTCGGCGATCGTGATCGTCACCCAGCTGGTCCGTGACGCCTTCGACGGCGCGTTCTGGTCCGCGGCGATCACCTCGATCGCGGTGATGCTGGTGGTGTCCTTCGTCGTCATCGGCGTCGCCCCCCGGACGCTCGGCCGGCAGCACGACGAGCGCGTCGCCCTGCTCTCCGCCGCCCCGCTCGGCGCCGTCACCACGATCCTCGGGCCGGTCCCGCGAGTGCTGATCCTGGTCGGCAACGCGATCACGCCCGGCCGCGGCTTCCGCGAGGGTCCGTTCTCGACCGAGACCGAGCTGCGCGAGCTGGTGGACATGGCCGAGGCCTCCGCGGTCATCGAGTCCGGTGAGCGCCGGATGATCCACTCGGTCTTCGACCTCGGCGACACGACGGCCCGCGAGGTCATGGTCCCGCGCAACGACGTCGTCTACATCGAGCGGCACAAGAACCTGCGCCAGACGATGTCGCTGTTCCTGCGCAGCGGCTTCTCCCGGGTGCCCGTGATCGGTGAGAACCTCGACGACATCCTCGGGTTCGCCTACTTCAAGGACCTCGTCCGACGCGACTTCGAGGCCCCCGACGTGGAGTTCACCCAGCAGGTCGAGGAGGTGATGCGCCCCGCGTCGTACGTCCCCGACTCCAAGCCGGTCGACGCCCTCCTCTCCGAGATGCAGGCCAAGCGCCAGCACATCGCCGTGGTCGTGGACGAGTACGGCGGCACCGCCGGCCTGATCACGATCGAGGACCTGCTGGAGGAGATCGTCGGCGAGATCACCGACGAGTACGACGAGGAGGAGATCGAGGTCGAGCAGCTCGACGACGGCTCGACCCGGGTCTCCTCGCGCTACCCCATCGACGACCTCGACGAGCTCTTCGGCTTCGACGTCGAGGAGGAGGACGTCGACAGCGTCGGCGGGCTGATGGCCAAGCACCTCGGCAGGGTCCCGATCCCCGGCTCCACCGTCGAGGCCCACGGCCTGCGCTTCGTGGCCGAGGACGCCGCCGGTCGCCGGAACAAGATCGGCACGGTCCTGATCTGCCCGGTCGGGCACGAACCCGGCGACGAGTCCCACGAGGAGGACGACGATGAGTGA
- a CDS encoding FAD-binding oxidoreductase, giving the protein MRPGREPHEAAVQRLQSSYAAIPAGEPVRLAKTTTNLFRSRSATTRPGLDVAGLTGVLDVDPVGLTAEVQGMCTYEDLVAATLPWGVMPCVVPQLRTITLGGAVTGLGIESTSFRRGLPHDSVLEMDVLTGAGDVVTVRPGDDLFDAFPNSFGSLGYAVRLRIELEPVPAYVGLRHLRFDDATLLGKTVEQVVSTREHDGTRVDGLDGVALTPDELVLTLATWTDEPGPTSDYTGQQVYWRSLDQRETDRLTVHDYLWRWDTDWFWCSRAFGAQHPVVRRLWPRRWRRSDVYMRLLGLDRRLGIADRLDRRAGRPQRERVVQDVEVPVERLGDFLTWFDEEVGMRPVWLCPVVTSRHWPTYPLEPGHTYVNLGFWGTVHVGPEAAQSPRNRAIEAKVHELGGHKSLYSEAFYDRATFDTLYDGDNLARVKRLHDPDDRLTSLYDKVVRRQ; this is encoded by the coding sequence GTGCGTCCGGGGAGGGAACCCCACGAGGCAGCCGTCCAGCGGCTGCAGTCCTCGTACGCCGCCATCCCCGCCGGCGAGCCCGTCCGCCTCGCGAAGACGACCACCAACCTGTTCCGCAGCCGCTCCGCCACCACGCGTCCCGGCCTGGACGTGGCTGGCCTCACCGGCGTCCTGGACGTCGACCCGGTCGGCCTCACCGCCGAGGTGCAGGGCATGTGCACCTACGAGGACCTGGTCGCGGCGACGCTGCCGTGGGGGGTGATGCCGTGCGTCGTCCCGCAGCTGCGCACCATCACGCTCGGCGGGGCCGTCACCGGACTCGGCATCGAGTCGACCAGCTTCCGCCGTGGGCTCCCGCACGACTCGGTGCTCGAGATGGACGTCCTGACCGGGGCGGGCGACGTCGTCACCGTCCGCCCCGGCGACGACCTCTTCGACGCCTTCCCCAACAGCTTCGGCTCGCTCGGCTACGCCGTCCGGCTCCGGATCGAGCTCGAGCCGGTGCCGGCCTACGTCGGCCTGCGCCACCTCCGGTTCGACGACGCGACGCTGCTGGGCAAGACCGTCGAGCAGGTCGTGTCGACCCGCGAGCACGACGGGACCCGGGTCGACGGCCTCGACGGCGTGGCTCTCACGCCCGACGAGCTCGTGCTGACGCTCGCGACGTGGACCGACGAGCCCGGCCCCACGAGCGACTACACCGGCCAGCAGGTCTACTGGCGCTCGCTGGACCAGCGGGAGACCGACCGGCTGACCGTCCACGACTACCTCTGGCGCTGGGACACCGACTGGTTCTGGTGCTCGCGGGCCTTCGGTGCCCAGCACCCCGTCGTCCGGCGCCTGTGGCCCCGGCGCTGGCGCCGCTCCGACGTCTACATGAGGCTGCTCGGGCTGGACCGTCGCCTCGGCATCGCCGACCGGCTCGACCGCCGCGCCGGTCGGCCGCAGCGCGAGCGGGTCGTCCAGGACGTCGAGGTGCCGGTCGAGCGGCTCGGGGACTTCCTCACCTGGTTCGACGAGGAGGTGGGGATGCGCCCGGTCTGGCTGTGCCCCGTGGTCACGAGCCGGCACTGGCCGACCTACCCGCTGGAGCCCGGGCACACCTACGTCAACCTCGGCTTCTGGGGCACCGTCCACGTGGGTCCGGAGGCGGCACAGTCACCCCGCAACCGGGCGATCGAGGCGAAGGTGCACGAGCTCGGTGGCCACAAGAGCCTCTACTCCGAGGCGTTCTACGACCGGGCGACCTTCGACACGCTCTACGACGGCGACAACCTCGCCCGCGTGAAGCGGCTGCACGATCCCGACGACCGGCTCACGAGCCTCTACGACAAGGTGGTGCGACGACAGTGA
- a CDS encoding septum formation family protein, giving the protein MSRRVALLAALVVTMVAVVVGWQVTDDPGVAPEPPRPSASPTGEPSSSPTPVRATPPPGPDGGACYRLTYGEAVAPTSTRSPVACDREHTSATYLVGELDTVVDGHLVAVDSEEVRGQVSSACPDRFAEHVGGTEEQRRLSVLRPVWFTPTLEESDAGATWFRCDVIAVARDRQLAPLDGRAAGALGTPAGQARYGLCGTAEPGTAGFSRVICAEEHSWRAIRTVTLAGPDYPGEAAVRTAGEAPCRAAGRAASADQLDFRWGYEWPTARQWSDGQTYGLCWVPDPA; this is encoded by the coding sequence ATGAGCCGCCGCGTGGCCCTGCTCGCGGCGCTGGTGGTCACCATGGTGGCCGTCGTCGTGGGCTGGCAGGTCACCGACGACCCGGGCGTCGCCCCGGAGCCACCCCGTCCCTCCGCGTCCCCGACCGGCGAGCCGTCCTCGTCCCCGACCCCGGTCCGGGCCACGCCCCCACCGGGTCCCGACGGGGGTGCGTGCTACCGGCTCACCTACGGCGAGGCGGTCGCGCCGACCTCCACCCGGAGCCCGGTCGCCTGCGACCGCGAGCACACCTCGGCGACGTACCTCGTCGGCGAGCTCGACACCGTCGTCGACGGCCACCTGGTCGCGGTGGACTCCGAGGAGGTCCGCGGCCAGGTCTCGTCGGCGTGCCCGGACCGGTTCGCCGAGCACGTGGGCGGCACCGAGGAGCAGCGGCGGCTCAGCGTGCTGCGCCCGGTCTGGTTCACGCCCACCCTCGAGGAGTCCGACGCGGGCGCCACCTGGTTCCGCTGCGACGTCATCGCCGTGGCGCGCGACCGCCAGCTGGCGCCCCTCGACGGGAGGGCGGCGGGGGCGCTCGGCACCCCGGCGGGTCAGGCGCGCTACGGCCTGTGCGGCACCGCCGAGCCCGGCACCGCCGGGTTCAGCCGGGTGATCTGCGCGGAGGAGCACAGCTGGCGGGCGATCCGGACGGTCACCCTCGCCGGGCCGGACTACCCGGGTGAGGCCGCGGTCCGGACGGCCGGCGAGGCGCCCTGCCGGGCCGCCGGCCGGGCCGCCTCCGCGGACCAGCTGGACTTCCGGTGGGGCTACGAGTGGCCGACCGCCCGGCAGTGGAGCGACGGGCAGACGTACGGCCTGTGCTGGGTGCCGGACCCGGCCTGA
- a CDS encoding septum formation family protein: MRRGLLGLGALLATLLLVGCTAAGQGTDVDPEQVDAVEAPELGACRSLTPEDVAQASNATRTVDCSEAHTAQTYAVGPLPEEFDDAAYDDEALGEFAYRECSDRFERFLGADESLVMRTVVSWAWFRPSEAAWDEGARWYRCDVVGGGDQSEEYVRLPQDAKGLLQGRVDDAWMICAEGPTVAAGVRVPCSQPHTWRAVTTIKLGEPEDDYPGDRLVEVQTRDFCDTSVGATLGYPVKYDFAYTWFHEAEWEVGNRRSICWAKTDR; the protein is encoded by the coding sequence GTGCGGCGAGGGCTGCTGGGACTCGGGGCCCTGCTGGCGACGCTGCTCCTCGTCGGGTGCACGGCCGCCGGGCAGGGCACGGACGTCGACCCCGAACAGGTCGATGCCGTCGAGGCCCCCGAGCTCGGCGCCTGTCGCTCGCTGACCCCCGAGGACGTCGCCCAGGCGAGCAACGCCACCCGCACGGTCGACTGCAGCGAGGCCCACACCGCCCAGACGTACGCCGTGGGACCGCTCCCCGAGGAGTTCGACGACGCGGCGTACGACGACGAGGCACTCGGCGAGTTCGCCTACCGCGAGTGCTCCGACCGGTTCGAGAGGTTCCTCGGCGCCGACGAGAGCCTCGTGATGCGCACGGTCGTCAGCTGGGCGTGGTTCCGGCCGTCCGAGGCCGCCTGGGACGAGGGCGCGCGCTGGTACCGCTGCGACGTGGTGGGCGGCGGCGACCAGAGCGAGGAGTACGTCCGGCTCCCCCAGGACGCCAAGGGGCTCCTGCAGGGCCGGGTCGACGACGCCTGGATGATCTGCGCGGAGGGCCCCACGGTGGCCGCCGGGGTCCGGGTCCCCTGCTCGCAGCCCCACACCTGGCGGGCCGTCACGACGATCAAGCTCGGGGAGCCCGAGGACGACTACCCCGGCGACCGTCTGGTCGAGGTGCAGACCCGCGACTTCTGCGACACCTCGGTCGGCGCGACCCTCGGCTACCCCGTGAAGTACGACTTCGCCTACACCTGGTTCCACGAGGCGGAGTGGGAGGTCGGCAACCGCCGCTCGATCTGCTGGGCGAAGACGGACCGATGA